The following DNA comes from Gordonia zhaorongruii.
CGTGAGGATCCGGTCCCGACGCGCGCTCGGCTGCTCGGAGCCGACCGGCAGGTACACAGCGCCGGCCGCGAGTGCGCCCAGGACCGCGATCACCTGGCGGTGACCCTTGGGCAGGATGATCGCGACCGTGTCGCCCGGAGCGATGCCCGCGGTCTGCAGCGCCCCGGCCACCGAGCGCGCCTGCGCGGCGACGGCCGCATAGGTCAGCTCGCGGCCGTCCGCAGTCACCAGCGCGGTGCGCTCGGGAGAGCGTGCCGCGCGGTCGAAGAACGCGCCGTGCAGCGTGCGCGGCACGATCGTGGACGGCGCGGCGGCGGCGCGGTCGCGCACCTCTCGTTGTGCGGCGGGCAGGCCGATCTCGAGTGCTTCGCTCCAGTCGGCGTCCTCGGATACCAACCCGTCGAGGATCGAACGGAATTCGGCGAACATCGTCTCGATCATGCCGTCGGGCAGTGCATCCCGGCGCACGTCCCAGTTCACCAGGAGGCCGCCGTCGAGTTCCACGACCTGTGCGTCGAGGTCGACCTGCGGACCCTGCGACAGGATCCAGACGGGCTCGCCGAACAGGAGTCGAGCACGATCGGACACTAGCTCTCCGAACCCGAGACCCGAGGTGAACACCAGCGACGGGGTGACCGTCGAACCGCGCTGCCTGCTGAGGTCGCGCAGGACGTCGAGGCCCTCGTACGCCGCGTGGCCCGCCGAGTCGTGCAGTTCCCGCTGCAGTCGGCGCGCCCGGTCGATCATCGACTCGACCCGAGTCGCATCGGCATCGATGAGCACCGAGTTCGTGAAGTCACCGACCACCTGATCGATGTCCTCGTGGACCGGTTCGCGGTTGAACAGCGGGACATTGAGGAGGAAGCGCTGATGCGTCGACCAGCGTGCGACGACCTCCGAGAACACGGCGGCGAGCGTGACCGCGGGGGTGAGTCCGTGCGAGTACGCGGCGGAGTAGAGCCGTTCCCTCTCCGGCGCAGCGAGCCGATGGTGGTACCGGACGCTGCGGTCGGGTTCGCGGCGACGCTCCTCGGGGACCGTGGGTAGTGAGGGAGTGTCGGGCAGGGCGGGCACCTTCTGCTCCCACCAGTGACGGGCCACCTCGTACTCGGCCTCGGTCACGTGGTCGTCCTTGCCCGCGAGGTACTCGCGGAAGGTGCAATCGATTCGCGGCAGCGGCGCGTCGGTCTCGTAGGCGATCGCCAGATCGTCCAGTACTCGTCGATAGCTCATGGCGTCGGCGGCGAGCATGTCGACGTCCAGGTGGATCCGGTGTGCCCCATCGGGAAGCAGCGTGAGAACGACCTCGATCACGAGGCCCGCGGCGGTATCCAGCACCTGGTGACTCATGCGGTCCCGGGTCCGTTCCAGCTCCGATTCCACATCCCCGGCGGCGTTCCGCAGATCCACCATGCTGAACACCGAGCGCGGCGGACGCGGAAGGATGCGCTGGGTCCCGGCGTCGTCGAAGGCCGCGCGCAGCATCTCGTGCCGTGTGACGACGCGGTCGACCGCTCGCTCGAGCCGGTCCGCGTCCACACCGCGGCCGTCGAACTCGGCGAACAGGTGCGCGGCGACACCGCCGAGGGCCTGACCGTCCTGGCGGCCGACCCAGTACGCGTGCTGCATCGTGGCGAGACCGAACGACGAGTCGTCGGTCACCTGGTCGTCAGTCACCTGGTCCGTGCTCGCGTCGACATCGGGCTCCGGCACGGGGGCCGGCTCCCGTGCCGGGGGTGCCTGCGTTTCAGGGGCGTCGGAGTCCTCGCCGAGCAGGCGGGCCCACGCCTCGACGGTCGGGTCCTGGGCCAGCTGCGAACTGCGGACCGCGTATCCCCGCTTGCGCCAGGCGCTGGTCAGCTTGATGACAAGCAGTGAGTGCATGCCGTGGCGGACGAGGTCGTCGGCGTCGCCGATGCTCTCGGAAGGGATGTCCAGCAGCGCTGCGACGTCCTCGCGGATCTGGTCTCTCGAAATCACGTCACTCCTACTAACGAAAATGTGCGGGTGCAGATGATGATGTGCCGGGCACTACGCGTCGATCTCCTCGTCGGTGACACCGAAACTCGTGAACGCGGTGTTGCGCGGCAGTCGGTAGGCCTCGCGGCCGGTTACCGCGTTGAGGATGCGAGCGTTGCGGACTGCGCCGATGTCGAGGTTGGGAGCCGACACCCCGTGGGCGTGGGTCTCCGCGTTCGCCACGAAGAGCCGGTCGGTCAACTGCGGGTCGGATGCCACCGAGTGATTGGCCTCGACCACCAGACGTCCCTGCGAGTCCCGCCGGAGTCGGTCGTCGATCGGGCCGAGGAACGGTTGCTGCCGCTCCCGGTACCCGGTCGCGGCGATCACCAGGTCCGCGCTGTGCGCGATCGCCGTCTCGGTGTCCAGGTGACGGCCGCGCACCCGGATCCGGCCGGCGGGCTCGGTCTCGAGTGCGTCCACGCGGACGCCGGTGCGCAGACCGACCGGAGCCAGACCGTCGAGCAGCTGCCTGCGGTAGAGCAGGTCGTGCAGGCGCTCGAGAGTGTCGCTCGAGATCCCCTTGTGAAACTGCCAGTGCCCGGCACGGACACGGTCGCGAGTGCCCTCGGGCAGACCGTGGAAGTAGTCCATGTACGCCGGAGTCGTCATCTCCAGGGACAGCTTGGTGAAGTCCAGGGGAGCGAACCACGGCGTGCGGGTCCACCAGCGCACCGCCGGACCTCCACGCAGGTTCGCCTCGAGCAGGTCGACGACGATCTCCGCACCTGACTGACCCGAGCCGATGACCGTCACCGCGTCCGCCGCGTGCGCGGCTTCCTGGTGATGCAGATAGGTCGAACTGTGCACGACGGCAGGCGAATCCGACTCCATCGCGGCGGGGACGGTCGGTTCGGTGCCGACTCCGATCACCACGTGGTCGGCATGGATGGTGGTGGCGACTCCGTTCGCGGTGGCGATCACCTCGAAGCGCTCGGCGTCGTCATTCCAATACACCTCGTCGACGGTCGTGCCGAAGCGCAGGGACGTCAGCCGGCCGACGACCCACAGCAGGTAGGCCTCGTACTCGCGCCGGGTCGGAAAGAACTGCTCCCGCACGAGGAACGGGTACAGGCGATCGACGTCCGCGAGGTAGGCCAGGAACGACATCGGATGGGTCGGGTCGACGAGTGACACCAGGTCGCTCAAGAAGCTGACCTGCAGGGTCGCCTCCTCGAACAGCAAGCCGGGATGCCAGCGGAACTCGGGTACCGAGTCGACGACAAGGACGTCCAGGTCGTCGACGGTCGAGGCCATGGCCGCGAGACCCAGGTTGAACGGTCCGCAGCCGATCGCCAGGACATCGACGGATACGGGATCACTCATGGATGTCGACCTTGTCTGTCACGCCGTACTCGGCCTGCTCGGACTCCACTTCCAGGGCGAGGCGCAGAAGCTCGTCGAACAGTTCGTCGATGTCGGACCCGTTGGCTGCCGGATTCAGCAGTGTCAGCTTGAGGCACGTCGACGCGTCGTCGTCGCCGCCGATGCGCACCCGCGTGCGTCCGATCAATGCCGTGCCCGAACTGATCAGACGACGGCGCAGCTCGGAGTTGACCCCGTCGAGGGCCTGGCAGCGGTACCGGAACACCACGGTCGTCAGGGTCACCGGGGCGACCAGTTCGAGCTGTGGCTCGGCGACGATCCGCCGCTCCGCGTGCCGAGCGAGTTCGTGACAGGTGTCGAGGATGTCGCCCAGACCGGAGCGCCCGTACGCGAGGAACGTGGTGAGGACCTTGAGAACGTCCGGACGTCGCGTGGTCTGCAGGGTGTGGCCGAGCAGCCCACCGAAGCCGGCTTCCTCGTCGTCCTCCGGGTTGAGGTAGGCGACGTTGCGATCGAGGGAGGAGAACAGATTCTCGTCGCGGAGCAGCAGGACGCTGGCCGCCGCCGGCTGCCAGCCGACCTTGTGCAGGTCGAGAGTGATCGAGTCGGCGCGCTCGAGGCCGTCGACGAGACCGCGCAGGGTGTCCGAGAACAGCGATCCGAAGCCGTACGCCGCGTCGGCGTGCAGCCAGACCTGGTGGCGCTCGGCGATATCGGCGATCGCATGGAGTGGATCGATGGTGCCGAAGTCGGTGGTGCCCGCAGTGGCGACGATGGCGAGAGGCGTACCCGCAGTGGTGGCGAGGGCGCATTCCAGAGCGGCGGGGACCATCCGGTGATGCTCGTCCACCTCGATGGGCACGACGGCGCCCTCGCCGAGGCCGAGGGTGGCGCACGCCCGGTTGATCGAGAAGTGCGCCACGCGTGAGCAGAACACCACCGGACGGTCCAGGTCGGCCACACCGTGATGCCGGGTGTCGATGCCTCGCTTCGCGGCGGCGTGATCCCGGGCGATCAGCAGGGCCAGCAGGTTGGAGAACGATCCGCCGGGACCGAAGACGCCTCCCGCGCAGGGGGGAAGTCCGGCCAGTCTGGCGAGTGCCGCGATGGTCCATTTCTCGATCGCGAGCGTCGCCGGACCGGAATCGTAGGTGTCGAGCGATGCGTTGGTGGCGCTCGCCATGGCGTCCGCGATGACCGACACGGTCAGCGGCGGCGGCTGCAGGTGAGCCGCAGTCAGTCGGTGCGTGAGATCGAGCCCGTAGGCGGCGATCAGGGCGCCCACTCGGTGCAGGGCCTGGTCCTCTCCGATCCCGTTCTCGGGCAGTTGTTCCGGACCCAGCGAACCGGTGACCTCCGCGAGCATCTCGCGGGGTGCGCCGTACGGGAGCGGTGAACCGTGGTGACTGCCTTCGACGGCGGCGGCCACCCGTGCCAGGCCTGATCCGATGTCGGACCAGCCGCGTCCAGGTGTCGCGAAGCGCGGCTCCGTGCGCGTGTGAGTCAGGTGGTCGTGAGACACGTTGAGCTCCCGTCTGGGATTCGAGGAAGGTGCGGGTTCGTGTGCGGTAGGCGCAGGCGTGACGCGCGCGGTCATGAGGGGGGCGCTCCGGCGTCGGCGATCGGATCAGCGATCGGATTGGCGAGCCGGTGCTCGGCATCGAGGATGGTGAAGTACGAGTCGCCTGCGTTGACCATCCGCCGGTTGTTGCCGAGCTGCAGACCGTTCATGTGCACGGCCGGAAAGTCCGGTGCGAACAGGTCCCAGCGCGTGAAGCGAGACTCCAGATCTGGGTGGTCGGCGACGAATTCGTGCAGGCTGTCGGCGACGATCTGCCAGAAATCGGAGTCGACGATCAGGCGGCCGGTGTGCAGGATCGCGGCGAGGGGACGGAGGAAGTCGTCGAACACGTCCGAGAGGACGCCCAGATTCCGGATGGCGTCGGGCTCCTCGGTGAGCGCGCGCCTGCACGATTCCGGAAGGTCGGCGGGATCGCTGAAGATGCAGACCTCTTCGCCGATGTCCTTGAGGATGGCCCGTGCGGGTACCCCGGAGTCCAGTACGAGGATCAGGTTCTCGCCATGCGGGGAGAACTTCAGTTCGTACCGGTAGAGGAGGTATGCGATCGGGTGGACGTACGACCGCAGGTAGCGGCGAACCCATTCGTCGGCGGTCAGTCCGGAGCGTTCGATGAACGATCCGATCAGCGGGTCGCCGTGGTGATCGACGTGCAGGAGCGACGCCATGGTGACGAGTTGCTCGTGCTCGGTGATACGGGGCTCCGGGCTCTGACGCCACAACGCGGACAACAGCTTCCGGTACTCCGATCCGGGCTCGGTGATCGAGTTGAAGCCGGGGTGCCGATAACCGATCGCGGCGACCTCGAACAGCATCTCGAAGCCGAGCGAACGCAGGTACTCGTCACCTGTCACCTGCTCGCGGACCCAGTCGTTGATCGCCGGCGTGGTGCGCATGTAGTCGGCGGACATTCCGCGCGTGAAGCCCATGTTGACGATAGACAGCGCGGTCTTCACGTAATGCCGTGCCGGTCTGGAGACGTTGAACAGGGTCCGGACGGACTGCTGCGGCTGATAGAGATCGGGGGCCTCGCCGAGTAGCACCAACCGCGCCTCGGCGATGTCGGGAGCGTAGACCCGGGACACCTTCTCGGCCCACTGCCAGGGGTGGACGGGGAGATAGCAGTAGTCCGCCGGGTCGAGTTCCTGATCGGTGAGCACACCGGCGAATCTCTCGAGGGTGTCCGACCCCAGTTCATCGCGCAGCAATTCGTCGTAGGAGACGTCGCTCATCGCAGCGAAGTCGCAGTCCTCGCGCCGCGCTGCGAGCCAGATCAGACGAAGCCGGCTTCCCGACTCGGGCGCGTACGCCGCGATGTCGTCCGAGCTGAAGCCGAGGCGGCCGGCATTGGCGACGATGCAGGGATGCCCCTCGGTCATCGTCGCTTCGACGGTCTGGAAGTCTGCCGCTGCGAGATCGGCGACCACGATGCGCCGAGCGTCGGGGCGGTCGGCGCTGATGGAGAGGGTGTTGACGAACTCCTCGATGTACTCGGGCAGGGTATCGGCGGAGATTCCGAGGGTGCGGTGCAGGTCGATGATGAGATCGACGGATCGGACCGGTATCTCCTCGCCGTCTCGCATGCGACGCATCGATGACTCGTCGACGGCCCAGTTCTCCAGCGAGAGAAGCTCGGCGGCGAAGGTGTACTCAGTCCGTCGGTCGTCGGAGCGGACCAGGTACTCACCGGAAGCCGTCTCGATCGGCCGGATGACCCGTTCGTGGCAGAACTCGGCGAGGATCTTCTTCGCGATTCGGCGGTCGTACACGTCGCGGAACGAAGGTCGGTGAACTCCGCTGCGGTCGTCCACCGACGTCATCTCAGTGCCGGTCGTCATGGACTGCCGGCTTCCGGCCGGTGTCGGTGGCCCGGACGAAGTCTTCGCGGGTGCAGTAGCTCAGCCGAGCTGTCTTGCCTGCGACGGGGTAGTCGCCGGCGACCCGGAAGCCGACTGCCGAGTTGAGACGCTGGACCGCTTCATTGCGGACGTCCGGTTCGACGACCACACGTGATGCGCCGAACTCGAAGAACGCCGTGCGCATGATGTAGAGCATCACGTCCCCGGTGAAGCCCGTGACCTCGTGATCCGAGTGTGCGACGAGCAGGTGCATCCCGACGTCGCCGTCCGCGTGCTGGTATCCGGTGCCGGGTTCGGCCAGCTCGCTGGTGAGCGGCTCGTACAACTCGAACATGAACTCGGGGCGCTCGTCCTGGTAGCCGATCCGGAGTCCGTGGCCGGATTCGCCTGCGTCCCGGATGTTCTCGGCGAGAAAGTCGTGCACTTGTCCGAGGTCGCTATCGAGCATGTCCCAGTATCTGGACTTGGGATGAGTCAGCCAGCTGTGCACGGTGGCGGCGTCGCGGTCGGCGTCGACCTGCGCGGACTGCAGGCGCAGACCCGACGGGGGAGTTGGACTCATCGTTCCCATTTCGCTCGATTGCATTAGGTTAGGCTAACAGAAGTTAGACCCTATACCGTCGACGCTCACGGGGACAAAGAGGCCGGTGAGGTCACCGCCAGTAGGCCTGCGCCTTGATGGATGTCTTCGGCAGTGAGTGTCGGCCACGGAACGTCTTGGTGATCGACCGCGTGGTGTTCGCATCGCAGGCGATCCACGCGAAAGCGTCGGTGTCGCAGGTGATCTGCTCGGCGGATTCCTGGAGCTCCCGCCCGTCGTCGATGCGTTCGACCCACGTGACCGTGGTCGCCTCGGTGGCGCGGACCGGCAGGGTCTTGTCCGATTCGTACTGCCACTCGAGCCACACCCGGGCGGGTGTGCCGTCGATCGCGTCCAGCAGCGAGTTGACTGCGGGCAGTGCGGCCGGGTCTCCGAAGATGAGGTACTCGCTCGGTGTGGGCTCGGGGAGGCTGAACTTCGATCCCATGACGGTGGCTGCGATCTCGTCACCGGGTCCCGCGGTGAGTGCCCACCGAGCGGCGGGGCCGTCGTGGATGGCGAACTCGATGTCGAAGGTGTCGTTGTCGGAGTCGGGGTCGCACAAGGTGTAGCCGCGCTGCTGGACCGAATCGCCGTCGGGTGCCCACAGGCGTACCCACTGAGTCGGGTGGATCGGGTGGTCCGTGAGGAGTCCGCCACCGCTGAATCCCAGTCGGACGTATTTATCCGTGACCTGCTCGGTGGACGTGACGGTCAGAACGTAGTCGCTGCCGCCCATTGCCTTGAGTATCAGTCCGCTGATTCCTTTTCCCATGCGGCGACAGTAGCGGAACTCGCGGAAAAAACTTAGTCTAGGCTGCCCTAAACTAATCTGATGGTCCGGATGTGGGGCTCCATAGTAGTTTAGGTTAACCTCACCTTCATTGCCAGGTGTTCATCGGGCATTCAGGGCGGATCAGATCTGGCTGCGAGCGGAACGGCGACGCCACCTCCGCCGAGAGAGTAGGGACTCGAGATGCAACAGAACGGTGTGCTCGCCGCAACCGGTACCGCGAGCGGGCTCGCGGATTCGATCAGCGAGGTCATGCTCGAAAGCGGTGAGACGCTATCGGTTCTGGACGCGGAGACCGGAGAGTGGGACGTCAGGTCCTGGCGCGCGGTCCACGAGCGCGCCGTTGAGATCGCGACGCAGCTCCGGGACGACCACCGGGGTGAGCCGCGCGCCGTCGGGCTGATCGGCGATCCCACGGTGGACCTGATCGCGTCGGTCCAGGGTGCCTGGTTGGCGGGTGCCGCCGTCTCGATACTTCCCGGTCCGGTCCGGGGTGCGTCAGAGGCGCGGTGGGCCGAGAACACTCATGCGCGCTTCGCGGGCATCGGTGTCCGGACCGTCCTGGGTGGCGGCCGGGAGCTCGACCTGCTGTCCACCATCGACGGGGTGCTGCGCGTCGAGCCGTTGTCGCACTACGGGGTCGGCGCCGACACCTCGGGCTTCGTGCCGATCCAGGCGGCCCCCGACGCCCCGGCGATCCTGCAGGGTACGGCGGGGTCCACCGGCGATCCGAAGACCGCGGTGCTGTCCTCGACTGCGGTGCGCACGAACACGACTGCGGTGATCGATCGGCTCCAACTGGACATGGCGCGCGATATCGGCGTGAGCTGGCTGCCGCTGTACCACGACATGGGCCTGACCTTCCTGCTTGCCGGGATGTGCTCGGGGATCCGTCTCTGCATCGCGCCCAACTCGGCGTTCGGGGCGTCGCCGTTCACCTGGCTCGGGTGGCTCTCGGACTTCCAGGCGACCATCACGGCCGCTCCCAACTTCGCGTACGACATTCTGGGCCGCTACGGCCGGCTCATCAAGGATGTGGACCTCACGAACGTGCGTGTGTCGATCAGCGGTGGCGAACCGATCGATCCCGACGCCTTCGACAAGTTCCTGGCAGTGACGGCTCGTTTCGGCTTCGATCCTGCTGCGGCTGCGCCTGCCTACGGCATGGCCGAGTCGACGTGCGCGGTCACCATGCCCGCAGTGGGCGAGGGAGCGCAGTACGACGAGGTCGTGGTGACCCCGACCGAAGCCGGTGCCGCGCCCCTCCGGCGACGCTATGCGCTGCTCGGGAAACCGTTGGACGGCATGGAGGTTCGTGTCGTCGAGCCGTCCGTCGACGTTCCGGTCGTCGAGAACCGGGACGTCGGCCAGATCGAGATCCGCGGCACCTCGATGATGACGGGCTATCTCGGGCACGACGATCACGCCGCAGACGACTGGTTCCCGACGGGGGATCTCGGATACCTCGTCGATGGACGTCTGGTCATCTGCGGCCGCGCGAAGGAGATCGTCATCGTCGCCGGCCGCAATCTGTTCCCGGTCGAGGTGGAACGCGCGGCTGCTCGCGTCGCAGGCGTCAAACGCGGCGGGGTGGTCGCGGTGGCCCGGGGTGAGGGATCGGCGCGTCCAGGACTCGTCGTCGTGGTCGAGTACCGCGGTGCCGATCAGGAGGGGGCTCGTGCGGCGGTGACGTCGGAGGTCGCCTCCGAATGCGGGATCGTTCCTGCTGGCGTGGTGTTCGTCGGACCAGGTTCCGTGCCCCGGACCACCTCGGGCAAGTTGCGACGTCTGGAGACGCGAAGGCTCGTCGAGTCGGGTGAGTGGAGCTGACCGTGCTGCCGAAGTCGGCGAATGCCCGATTTTAGATCAGGTAAGGCTGGCCTATATTGTCTAGCAAGTGCCGGGCCGCGAGGGTCCGTGAATGAAGGAGCGCGTGCCATGTCGCAGGGAGATTCGTACGGGAGCGAGCAGTCGTACGCCGACGAGCAGTACGGCGGGTACGAGCCGGAGCCGATCTCCTCGCGTGAGCAGCGTCAAGCGGAACCTCAGGACAACTCCTCCACGGTGAACGTGCCGACGATCCTCGCCTCGGCAGGTATCGCGGCGGTCGTCTCCGCGCTGATCGTGACGATCGGAGTGGTCGGTATGGCGACGTCCGACAAGCTGGGCGGCACCACTGCGGCGTCGGCGACGCCGACAGTGGTGAACCTCGGCGCCGAACATGCGGGGTTGGGTAACGGTGCGGCCGCGGCAGGCGCGTCGACTGCTTCGGCAAGCGGAGAACCGGATGTGGCGGCTGAGCCGGAACCCGTTGCCGAGGAGGAGGTTCCGGAGAGCGATGGGGGCTCCGGGACAGGCGGCGACGCTCCGCAGTCCGACGGGCAGGAGAGGGGCGCGCAACAGCGCGCGGTTCAGGCACCGAAGCAGTCCGCGGCGGCGAGTCCGAAGTCGCTGACGCCGGGGCAGCTCAACACCAAGGTCAAGACGATCATGAACACGAAGGCATCGCGCGCGGCGCGCGCAGATGAACTCGAAAGCGGAGCGCGCGCTCTCGGGAGCATCGACGAGGTGGCAGAGATGCTCCGCGTCAGCGGCGCGGGTTTCAGCTACAAGATGATCGGGCCGGTGCAGCACAGCGGCAAGAGCTTGACGGCGACTCTCCAGATGTCGCTCATCGGCAACGGATCCCGTACACGTCAGCTCACCTGGGTCTGGACGGACGACAAGTGGAAACTGTCCGATAAAAGCGTCTGCGTCATCGCGTCGTACGCGATGACCAAGTGCACCGTCTGATTTCATGAAAGGGCCCTCCACGGAGGGCGGAAGAGGAGAAGCAACTGTGACCAGGCGCAAACCAGGGACCAGGCTGAAATCGGGCCTCGTGCTCGCTCTGATCGCGATGACCGCGCTCGTCGTCGGAGCGTGTTCGGCGCCCGAGGAGGAGTCGAACTCGGCTCCCGTGCAGGTCAACCTGCCGGACGGTCGTCAGGTGACGGTGCCGAGTGCACCGGAGAGGATCGTCACGCTCGGTGGTCAGTGGACCGACGTCGCATTGTCGTTCGGGGTCACGCCGGTCGGTTACACCGATATGCAGGAGAAGCAGACCGGCAAGACCGCTCCGTGGTTCGGTGACAAGCTGAAGGACTCCACGGCGGTCGATCCCGACAACGACGTCGTGGGTTCGGTGGCGAAACTCGACCCGGACCTCATCCTCGCTCCCGGATTCGCCTCCATGTCAGACGATTTCGACAAACTGTCGAAGCTCGCGCCGACCATCGACAAGATCAGCGGCCAGCAGGTCGATCCGTGGCAGGACATGGTGAAGCTGATGGGCACGATCCTCGATCAGAACGACAAGGCGCAGGAGATCATCTCGGGCGTCTCCGGGAAGATCGACGCGATCGGCGACGAGCACCCCGGGCTGAACGGCAAGACCTACACATTCGCCTACCTGTACGGAGCGGACCAGATCATGGTTCTCGGGGACGAAACCGACGGTGCCGCGAGACTGTTCAGCTCGCTCGGACTGAAGATGGCTCCGTCGCACGTCCAGCGAGCGAAGAAGACCGGACAGCCGCGTTTCCAGGTGAGCACGGAGAACGTGCGACTGCTCGACTCGGAGGTACTGGTGATCGCGAGCCAGACGCCGAAGCTGCAGAAGCGGCTCGAAGGCCTGCCCGGCTACCGGAACCTCGAATCAGTCAAGAACGGTGCGGTCGCGACGATGTCGCAGACGGAGATCACCGGACTCAACGAGCCGTCGCCCAGTTCCATCCCGTACACGTTCGAGAAGATGAAGCCCGCTCTGGCGGCCGCGGCGAAGAAGTAGTCGCGTAGGCGGGTCTGTTCATCGTGGGCAAGATGTCTCGACGGTTGGTCGGCGCCGCGCTCCTGCTGCTGCTACTCGCGGCGGCGAGCGTGGCGTCGATCGCCCTCGGATCGCAGTCGATCCCGTTCGGCGAGGTCTGGGACGTGCTGTGGGGTGATGGGGGCGCGGCGCGTCCCGACGCGGTCGGCATCGTCCATGAGCTCCGGATTCCGCGAACGGTTCTGGGACTGCTCGTCGGGCTGGCGATAGGTGCCGCCGGAGCCCTCACTCAGGGACACACGCGCAACCCGCTCGCCGATCCTGGAATCCTCGGTGTCAATGCCGGTGCTGCCTGCGCCGTCGTCGTCGGGGTCTATGTCCTCGGCATCACCACTCCGATCCAGTACATGGGATTCGGCCTTCTCGGCGCGATGATCGCCGCGAGTGTGGTGTTCTTCCTGGCATCGGTCGGGAAGGGGGCGAACCCGCTGACACTCGTTCTGGCAGGCACCGGGCTGACTGCGGTCCTGACCGCCTTCACGTCGGCGATCGTCCTCATCGATACGGCGTCGCTCGACGCGTGGCGGTTCTGGCAGGTGGGGTCGACGGCGGGACGCGGTTGGGATGTCATCGTCGCCACTCTGCCGTTCATAATCCCGGGGGTGATCCTGGCGGTGGCCAGCGGATTCTTCCTCAACATCCTGTCACTCGGCGACGAGATGACCATGGCGTTGGGATCACGCATCCTGCAGGTGCGGATCGTGGGAATCATCGCCATCACGTTGCTGATCGGGGCGGCGACCGCAGCCTGCGGTCCCATCGTCTTCCTCGGCCTGGTCGCGCCGCACGTGGCACGCTTCTTCACCGGCCCGGATTACCGCTGGATCGTTCCGTATTCGGCGCTGCTCGGTGCGGTGGCCCTGGTGCTGTGCGATGTGCTGGGACGGGTGGTCGCCCGGCCCGGAGAGGTACAGGCCGGCATCGTTCTCGCCGCGGTGGGTGCCCCGTTCTTCATCGCGCTGGTGCGGACCAGGAAGCTGGTAGCCGTATGACCCGCAGCGAGACGAGCGACCAGATCCCCGTGCAGGCGATCGCCGACGGCCATGCATCGCAGCCTGTGTACCGGCGCCGCACAGTGGTGCGGATCGGCGGCGGCACGTTCGTGATCCGGCCGTGGGCGACTGGTGCCGGTGTCGTCCTCGCCACCGCGGCGCTGCTCCTGTTCGCCACGAGCATCGGCGTCAGCGAGCTGCCCATGAACCTGGTCGATGTCGCGCGAATTCTACTCGGGGGCGGTACACGCGCCGAGAACGTCGTCGTCTTCGACTCGCAACTGCCGATCGGATTGGTGGGTCTTCTCGTCGGGTTCTCCCTCGGTATGTCCGGGTCCCTGACGCAGGTGATCGCGCGCAATCCGCTGGCTACCCCGGACATGCTCGGCATCACCTCGGGGGCCAGCGC
Coding sequences within:
- a CDS encoding IucA/IucC family protein produces the protein MTTGTEMTSVDDRSGVHRPSFRDVYDRRIAKKILAEFCHERVIRPIETASGEYLVRSDDRRTEYTFAAELLSLENWAVDESSMRRMRDGEEIPVRSVDLIIDLHRTLGISADTLPEYIEEFVNTLSISADRPDARRIVVADLAAADFQTVEATMTEGHPCIVANAGRLGFSSDDIAAYAPESGSRLRLIWLAARREDCDFAAMSDVSYDELLRDELGSDTLERFAGVLTDQELDPADYCYLPVHPWQWAEKVSRVYAPDIAEARLVLLGEAPDLYQPQQSVRTLFNVSRPARHYVKTALSIVNMGFTRGMSADYMRTTPAINDWVREQVTGDEYLRSLGFEMLFEVAAIGYRHPGFNSITEPGSEYRKLLSALWRQSPEPRITEHEQLVTMASLLHVDHHGDPLIGSFIERSGLTADEWVRRYLRSYVHPIAYLLYRYELKFSPHGENLILVLDSGVPARAILKDIGEEVCIFSDPADLPESCRRALTEEPDAIRNLGVLSDVFDDFLRPLAAILHTGRLIVDSDFWQIVADSLHEFVADHPDLESRFTRWDLFAPDFPAVHMNGLQLGNNRRMVNAGDSYFTILDAEHRLANPIADPIADAGAPPS
- a CDS encoding GNAT family N-acetyltransferase, which codes for MSPTPPSGLRLQSAQVDADRDAATVHSWLTHPKSRYWDMLDSDLGQVHDFLAENIRDAGESGHGLRIGYQDERPEFMFELYEPLTSELAEPGTGYQHADGDVGMHLLVAHSDHEVTGFTGDVMLYIMRTAFFEFGASRVVVEPDVRNEAVQRLNSAVGFRVAGDYPVAGKTARLSYCTREDFVRATDTGRKPAVHDDRH
- a CDS encoding siderophore-interacting protein translates to MGKGISGLILKAMGGSDYVLTVTSTEQVTDKYVRLGFSGGGLLTDHPIHPTQWVRLWAPDGDSVQQRGYTLCDPDSDNDTFDIEFAIHDGPAARWALTAGPGDEIAATVMGSKFSLPEPTPSEYLIFGDPAALPAVNSLLDAIDGTPARVWLEWQYESDKTLPVRATEATTVTWVERIDDGRELQESAEQITCDTDAFAWIACDANTTRSITKTFRGRHSLPKTSIKAQAYWR
- the mbtM gene encoding long-chain-fatty acid--ACP ligase MbtM; the protein is MQQNGVLAATGTASGLADSISEVMLESGETLSVLDAETGEWDVRSWRAVHERAVEIATQLRDDHRGEPRAVGLIGDPTVDLIASVQGAWLAGAAVSILPGPVRGASEARWAENTHARFAGIGVRTVLGGGRELDLLSTIDGVLRVEPLSHYGVGADTSGFVPIQAAPDAPAILQGTAGSTGDPKTAVLSSTAVRTNTTAVIDRLQLDMARDIGVSWLPLYHDMGLTFLLAGMCSGIRLCIAPNSAFGASPFTWLGWLSDFQATITAAPNFAYDILGRYGRLIKDVDLTNVRVSISGGEPIDPDAFDKFLAVTARFGFDPAAAAPAYGMAESTCAVTMPAVGEGAQYDEVVVTPTEAGAAPLRRRYALLGKPLDGMEVRVVEPSVDVPVVENRDVGQIEIRGTSMMTGYLGHDDHAADDWFPTGDLGYLVDGRLVICGRAKEIVIVAGRNLFPVEVERAAARVAGVKRGGVVAVARGEGSARPGLVVVVEYRGADQEGARAAVTSEVASECGIVPAGVVFVGPGSVPRTTSGKLRRLETRRLVESGEWS
- a CDS encoding ABC transporter substrate-binding protein; amino-acid sequence: MTALVVGACSAPEEESNSAPVQVNLPDGRQVTVPSAPERIVTLGGQWTDVALSFGVTPVGYTDMQEKQTGKTAPWFGDKLKDSTAVDPDNDVVGSVAKLDPDLILAPGFASMSDDFDKLSKLAPTIDKISGQQVDPWQDMVKLMGTILDQNDKAQEIISGVSGKIDAIGDEHPGLNGKTYTFAYLYGADQIMVLGDETDGAARLFSSLGLKMAPSHVQRAKKTGQPRFQVSTENVRLLDSEVLVIASQTPKLQKRLEGLPGYRNLESVKNGAVATMSQTEITGLNEPSPSSIPYTFEKMKPALAAAAKK
- a CDS encoding FecCD family ABC transporter permease is translated as MSRRLVGAALLLLLLAAASVASIALGSQSIPFGEVWDVLWGDGGAARPDAVGIVHELRIPRTVLGLLVGLAIGAAGALTQGHTRNPLADPGILGVNAGAACAVVVGVYVLGITTPIQYMGFGLLGAMIAASVVFFLASVGKGANPLTLVLAGTGLTAVLTAFTSAIVLIDTASLDAWRFWQVGSTAGRGWDVIVATLPFIIPGVILAVASGFFLNILSLGDEMTMALGSRILQVRIVGIIAITLLIGAATAACGPIVFLGLVAPHVARFFTGPDYRWIVPYSALLGAVALVLCDVLGRVVARPGEVQAGIVLAAVGAPFFIALVRTRKLVAV